Proteins encoded by one window of Cellvibrio sp. KY-GH-1:
- the murD gene encoding UDP-N-acetylmuramoyl-L-alanine--D-glutamate ligase, whose translation MIATSKVKAVIGTGITGLSVARFLAAQQQAFVLLDTRTTPPNLDKVKQEFPGITIECGELNLHTLLACDEIIVSPGVAVATPAIEQAKQTGIPVVGDIELFVRYAKAPIVAITGSNAKSTVTTLVGEMAKTAGINVAVGGNLGTPALELLDNAVELYVMELSSFQLETVTKLNAKVATILNISADHLDRYDNMRAYILAKLRVYFGAEHIVVNRKDVLTHPPFAAGVKPVYFGGNADFGSFGLIEENGEEYLAKNLTPLMPARDLTIRGRHNVDNALAALALGDAAGIPMDAMLTALKNFKGLKHRCEFVSVKKGVEFYNDSKGTNIGSTLAAVQGLARDPQQLIVILGGEGKGQDFTELAPALKAINSQVVLIGRDAPIIEHAVENVTRVTHATSMQDAVNKAFNLANSGDAVLLSPACASFDMFKNYEDRGEKFCAAVQELNAS comes from the coding sequence ATGATTGCCACCAGTAAAGTAAAAGCCGTAATCGGCACCGGTATTACCGGTTTGTCGGTTGCGCGCTTTTTGGCGGCGCAACAACAAGCGTTTGTGTTGCTGGATACTCGCACTACGCCGCCGAATCTGGACAAGGTAAAGCAGGAATTTCCAGGTATTACTATTGAATGCGGCGAATTAAATCTGCACACCCTGTTAGCTTGCGATGAAATTATTGTTAGCCCCGGTGTGGCGGTGGCGACTCCAGCTATTGAGCAAGCAAAGCAAACGGGTATTCCGGTTGTGGGTGATATTGAGTTATTTGTGCGTTATGCAAAAGCACCGATTGTGGCAATTACCGGCTCCAATGCAAAGAGCACTGTGACGACCTTGGTTGGGGAGATGGCCAAGACGGCGGGTATCAACGTTGCAGTGGGCGGTAATCTGGGAACTCCGGCGCTGGAATTGCTGGATAACGCGGTTGAGCTGTATGTAATGGAGCTATCCAGTTTTCAGTTGGAAACGGTCACCAAGCTCAATGCAAAAGTTGCCACTATTTTAAACATCAGTGCTGATCATCTGGATCGTTACGACAATATGCGCGCTTATATTCTCGCCAAGTTGCGGGTGTATTTCGGTGCAGAGCATATTGTTGTTAATCGCAAGGACGTATTAACCCATCCGCCCTTTGCTGCAGGTGTTAAGCCTGTTTATTTTGGCGGTAATGCAGATTTCGGCAGCTTTGGATTAATCGAGGAAAATGGCGAAGAGTATCTCGCAAAGAATCTTACCCCATTGATGCCCGCGCGCGACTTAACAATTCGCGGGCGCCACAATGTGGACAACGCATTGGCAGCCTTGGCGCTGGGTGATGCCGCAGGAATTCCAATGGATGCGATGCTCACCGCACTCAAAAATTTTAAGGGTTTGAAGCATCGCTGCGAATTTGTTTCGGTTAAAAAGGGTGTTGAATTTTATAACGACTCCAAAGGCACCAATATCGGTTCCACGCTGGCCGCTGTGCAGGGTTTGGCGCGCGACCCGCAGCAATTAATTGTAATTCTCGGCGGTGAAGGCAAGGGGCAGGATTTCACTGAATTGGCGCCGGCGTTAAAAGCAATTAATAGTCAGGTGGTGTTGATTGGTCGTGATGCACCCATTATCGAACACGCGGTGGAAAATGTTACACGTGTGACTCACGCCACCAGCATGCAGGATGCTGTTAACAAAGCGTTTAACCTCGCAAATAGTGGTGATGCTGTATTGCTATCACCGGCCTGCGCCAGTTTTGACATGTTTAAAAATTACGAAGATCGCGGTGAAAAATTCTGTGCTGCAGTGCAGGAGTTAAACGCATCATGA
- the mraY gene encoding phospho-N-acetylmuramoyl-pentapeptide-transferase: MLYWLSEYLQEYLRSFAVFQYLTVRAILGVLTALGFSLLLGPWFIRRLTELRIGQAVRTDGPQTHLAKSGTPTMGGALILSAIFVSTLLWANLSNRYVWVVLIVTAVFGAVGWVDDYRKVAKRDPKGLPARWKYFWQSVAGLGAAIFLYVTAQNPAETQLFIPFFKNVALNMGLFYIVFTYFVIVGTSNAVNLTDGLDGLAIMPSVMVAGALAVIAYLAGNSQFSDYLNIAYIPGAGELVVFCCALVGAGLGFLWFNTYPAQVFMGDVGALALGAALGLIAVIVRHEFVLFIMGGIFVLETVSVILQVASFKLTGRRIFRMAPIHHHFELKGWPEPRVIVRFWIITLILVLIGLATLKLR; this comes from the coding sequence ATGCTGTATTGGTTGTCAGAATATCTACAAGAATACCTGCGCAGCTTTGCGGTGTTTCAATATCTCACTGTGCGCGCGATTTTAGGCGTGCTCACGGCTTTAGGGTTCTCGCTGTTACTTGGCCCCTGGTTTATTCGTCGCTTAACGGAGTTGCGCATCGGTCAAGCGGTGCGCACCGATGGCCCGCAAACCCATCTCGCGAAATCGGGTACACCCACTATGGGTGGCGCATTAATTTTGTCAGCGATTTTTGTGAGTACTTTATTGTGGGCCAACTTATCCAATCGCTATGTGTGGGTAGTATTAATTGTGACTGCTGTATTCGGTGCGGTTGGTTGGGTGGATGACTATCGCAAAGTAGCAAAGCGCGACCCGAAAGGTTTGCCGGCACGGTGGAAATACTTTTGGCAATCCGTTGCGGGTTTAGGTGCGGCGATTTTCTTATACGTGACCGCGCAAAACCCGGCAGAGACGCAATTATTTATTCCTTTCTTTAAAAATGTCGCGTTGAACATGGGGCTGTTCTACATCGTGTTTACGTATTTTGTGATTGTGGGTACCAGTAACGCCGTGAATTTAACCGATGGCTTGGATGGCTTGGCCATTATGCCAAGCGTTATGGTTGCTGGTGCTCTGGCGGTAATTGCCTACCTCGCGGGCAACTCACAATTCTCTGATTATTTAAATATTGCCTACATTCCCGGTGCGGGCGAGTTGGTTGTATTTTGCTGTGCATTGGTAGGCGCTGGTCTTGGCTTTTTATGGTTCAATACTTATCCCGCCCAAGTATTCATGGGGGATGTCGGTGCGTTAGCTCTCGGTGCAGCGCTTGGGTTAATTGCGGTAATAGTCCGTCATGAATTTGTACTGTTCATTATGGGTGGAATTTTCGTATTGGAAACTGTGTCGGTAATTTTGCAGGTGGCCTCGTTCAAATTAACGGGTCGTCGCATTTTTCGTATGGCCCCCATTCATCATCACTTTGAATTAAAAGGTTGGCCGGAGCCGCGCGTGATTGTGCGCTTCTGGATTATCACCCTGATTTTGGTATTGATTGGTCTTGCGACATTAAAGTTGCGTTAA
- the murF gene encoding UDP-N-acetylmuramoyl-tripeptide--D-alanyl-D-alanine ligase, translated as MIKPLTLKWVEEFIRAQSLTRPLSVQRYGDAEFSAVNSDTRSLVAGELFVAIRGEFFDPHHFIEQAVAKNPCALIVEEYFPNVALPQLVVSDSILALGQIAALNRSLFGGKVIGITGSSGKTTVKTMVASILAECGKTYATKGNLNNHIGVPVTLLQLTSEHKFAVVEMGASGPGEIGYLCALATPHVTMINNVMPAHIEGFGSIEGVTKAKGEIYAALAANGTAIVNLDDQFAPSWLAQLQHHRVLSVGLHNSNANVTAQNIVLNDADLSFDLIADGQTAEIFLAAEGEHSVRNALMAAACALAVGANLAQIKTGLANFAPVAGRMSKHIGVNQVQIIDDSYNANPGSVRAAIDVLAQKKCGVLVLGDLAELGPDAARLHGDLGDYARNKQLPHIFTLGNLSQNASQHFGVDALHFTERAALVAHLKQIAKADMTLLIKGSRSSKMDLVVRELCDSAGDTH; from the coding sequence ATGATCAAGCCTCTTACATTAAAGTGGGTTGAAGAGTTTATTCGGGCGCAGTCGTTGACGCGTCCGCTCAGTGTGCAGCGCTATGGTGATGCCGAGTTTAGTGCGGTGAATTCAGATACGCGCAGTCTCGTCGCGGGTGAGTTGTTTGTGGCGATTCGTGGTGAGTTTTTTGATCCGCACCATTTTATTGAGCAAGCCGTCGCTAAAAATCCCTGTGCGTTAATTGTTGAAGAATATTTTCCGAATGTTGCTTTGCCGCAATTGGTGGTAAGCGATTCCATTTTGGCGTTGGGTCAAATTGCCGCGCTGAATCGCAGCCTATTTGGCGGCAAGGTAATCGGTATTACCGGTAGTAGCGGCAAGACCACGGTGAAAACCATGGTCGCTAGTATTCTCGCCGAGTGTGGAAAAACCTACGCGACGAAAGGCAATCTAAATAACCACATTGGTGTTCCGGTCACATTACTACAGCTGACTTCCGAGCATAAATTTGCAGTTGTTGAAATGGGAGCAAGCGGCCCCGGAGAAATTGGTTACTTGTGCGCACTTGCCACGCCGCACGTCACTATGATTAACAATGTAATGCCGGCGCATATTGAAGGCTTTGGTTCAATTGAGGGCGTTACCAAAGCAAAAGGCGAAATTTATGCCGCACTTGCAGCGAATGGAACGGCGATTGTTAATCTTGATGATCAATTTGCTCCCTCTTGGTTAGCGCAATTGCAACATCATCGGGTTTTGTCAGTAGGTCTGCATAATTCCAATGCGAATGTTACGGCGCAAAATATTGTGTTAAACGATGCGGATTTGTCGTTTGATCTAATTGCAGACGGTCAAACTGCCGAAATTTTTCTCGCTGCCGAAGGTGAGCATAGTGTGCGCAATGCACTTATGGCGGCCGCGTGTGCATTGGCAGTCGGTGCCAATTTAGCGCAAATCAAAACTGGTCTTGCGAATTTCGCGCCGGTTGCCGGGCGTATGAGTAAACACATTGGTGTTAACCAAGTGCAAATTATTGATGACAGCTATAACGCTAACCCCGGCTCCGTGCGCGCGGCGATTGATGTATTGGCGCAAAAAAAGTGCGGGGTTTTGGTGTTAGGTGATCTTGCCGAGCTGGGGCCCGATGCGGCGCGCTTGCACGGAGACTTGGGTGACTACGCGCGCAACAAACAATTACCACACATCTTTACGCTGGGAAATTTGAGTCAAAACGCCAGTCAACATTTTGGTGTGGACGCGCTGCATTTCACCGAGCGCGCCGCATTAGTTGCTCATTTAAAACAAATTGCCAAGGCAGACATGACCTTACTAATTAAAGGTTCGCGCAGTTCCAAGATGGATCTGGTGGTGCGCGAACTTTGCGACTCTGCAGGAGATACACACTAA
- a CDS encoding UDP-N-acetylmuramoyl-L-alanyl-D-glutamate--2,6-diaminopimelate ligase yields the protein MTLSQHFVALKDLLPELDMGGAANIAVCNLCLDSRQIKTGDVFIALVGIKVDGRDFIAKAIELDVTAIFVEADKNWQGIDWLGKVPVIAVENLSEKVSEIAGRFFAEPSKKIPLIGITGTNGKTTCSLLAAQLMAGLQQKSGVVGTIGYGLVDAKSIAPVSQQLGLLTSTGLTTPDPIALQRILAELVNAGASSIAIEVSSHSLQQKRVAGLQFSHAIFTNLTQDHLDYHGDLISYGNAKAQLLRASGLKTAVINADDEWGKSLAAKAPAGVKVISYSTRGQADVYAQNIQLHAAGTRARIISPWGEADINSPLLGEFNMGNLLAVIACVCDQGYLLHQVLPLIEKLEAAPGRMQLVTVDQAAQEIQVIVDYAHTPDALENTLNAIHQHKPGRVWTVFGCGGDRDKSKRPQMGKIAERLSDCVIVTNDNPRTEEPSGIAAEILRGMNHPSGCLVIADRAQAIDFAIQQAKPGDIVLIAGKGHEDYQIFATQTLPFSDSKHARISLQRRIAKRENQIEDSKGAQS from the coding sequence ATGACTCTCTCCCAACATTTTGTTGCGTTAAAAGATTTACTGCCTGAGCTGGATATGGGCGGCGCGGCGAATATTGCTGTGTGTAATCTTTGTTTGGATTCTCGCCAAATAAAAACGGGCGATGTTTTTATTGCGCTGGTTGGCATTAAAGTTGATGGGCGTGATTTTATTGCCAAAGCTATCGAATTGGATGTGACGGCAATTTTTGTTGAAGCTGATAAAAATTGGCAGGGCATTGACTGGCTTGGCAAAGTGCCAGTTATTGCTGTGGAAAATCTATCGGAAAAAGTCAGTGAAATCGCCGGGCGCTTTTTTGCGGAACCGAGTAAGAAAATTCCATTAATCGGCATCACTGGCACCAATGGTAAAACCACCTGCAGTTTGTTGGCGGCGCAACTCATGGCAGGGTTGCAGCAAAAATCCGGTGTCGTGGGGACTATCGGTTACGGCCTGGTGGATGCAAAATCCATTGCACCTGTGTCCCAGCAACTGGGTTTGCTTACGTCTACCGGTTTAACAACACCGGATCCAATTGCGTTGCAGAGGATTCTCGCAGAGTTGGTTAATGCCGGTGCCAGTTCAATTGCGATTGAAGTTTCTTCCCACAGCTTGCAGCAAAAACGTGTTGCCGGTTTGCAATTCTCTCACGCCATTTTTACAAATCTCACTCAGGATCATCTGGATTACCACGGCGACTTGATCAGCTACGGCAATGCCAAGGCACAACTCCTACGCGCTAGTGGGCTCAAAACTGCCGTTATCAATGCTGATGATGAGTGGGGAAAAAGCCTCGCCGCTAAAGCACCTGCGGGTGTAAAAGTGATTAGTTATTCTACGCGTGGGCAAGCGGATGTTTATGCGCAGAATATTCAATTGCATGCGGCGGGTACTCGCGCACGCATAATTTCTCCCTGGGGAGAGGCAGATATTAATTCACCACTGCTTGGCGAATTTAATATGGGTAATTTGCTGGCTGTTATCGCCTGCGTGTGTGATCAAGGTTATTTGCTCCATCAAGTGTTGCCATTAATTGAAAAGCTGGAAGCAGCTCCCGGGCGTATGCAATTGGTCACTGTAGATCAGGCTGCCCAGGAAATTCAGGTGATTGTGGATTATGCCCACACACCGGATGCATTGGAAAACACGCTGAATGCAATACATCAGCATAAGCCCGGACGTGTCTGGACGGTGTTTGGCTGCGGTGGTGATCGCGACAAATCCAAGCGACCACAAATGGGCAAAATTGCCGAGCGTTTAAGTGATTGCGTCATTGTGACTAACGACAATCCGCGCACGGAAGAGCCTTCTGGAATTGCCGCTGAAATATTGCGTGGCATGAATCATCCCAGCGGCTGTCTGGTGATTGCTGATCGTGCCCAGGCGATCGACTTTGCTATCCAACAAGCCAAGCCGGGCGACATAGTATTAATTGCGGGTAAAGGTCATGAGGATTATCAAATCTTCGCGACCCAAACTTTACCCTTTAGCGATAGCAAACACGCGCGTATTTCTTTACAGCGTCGCATCGCCAAACGTGAAAATCAAATTGAAGATTCGAAAGGGGCTCAATCATGA
- a CDS encoding penicillin-binding protein 2: MKRTPDQSPRADVIRPQRNSAFEPRTARPAPQPNRKPLKVAQWRFYGVGAVLVVLVVVLIGHVASLQVLPNADKGFEFLQDQGESRTLRTETIPAYRGVITDRNGDPLAVSTPVSTLWANPKVLLQAPHRWAELAQALNVNKAELEARLARYGTKEFMYLQRQMSPDAAQAVLALDIPGVYEQVEYHRYYPAGEVAAHLVGMTDVDDRGQEGMELAYDAWLTGENGAKEVLKDLRGRTVKELRLVKAARPGQNLTLSIDLRLQYLAHRELKKAVEESGAVAGSIAILDVLTGEVLAISNLPSYNPNDRARARGVGLRNRVITDLYEPGSTVKPWVILAALESGKFKPEDIIDTNPGYFMVGSKPIKDHRNYGAMDLAMAIAKSSNIAMTKISFALETNTVRDMFARLGGGQPVGTGFPGEGTGNIPILKPLQKIERANISYGYAMTMTPLQVLQAYGVIASGGIKRPVSLLRVDTPPEGQRIVEEKYTEQVKEMLKRVVTAEGTGSRAKAISYSVAGKTGTAYKAVNGRYSNLQMSSFIGMAPVDKPRIVAMVIIDEPKGAGITANGGYVAAPAFSKVAEDALRMLQVTPDNIGKPEEAAPVVADPTEIAPAKPAVTQAANNGRSDT; this comes from the coding sequence ATGAAGCGCACACCTGATCAGTCACCGCGTGCCGACGTGATTCGCCCGCAGCGTAACTCAGCATTTGAGCCGCGTACTGCACGCCCCGCGCCACAACCCAATCGCAAGCCGCTTAAAGTAGCGCAATGGCGTTTTTATGGTGTGGGTGCCGTATTGGTGGTTTTGGTTGTTGTGTTGATCGGTCACGTTGCTAGCTTGCAAGTGTTGCCAAATGCCGACAAGGGTTTCGAATTCTTACAAGATCAAGGTGAGTCGCGCACTCTGCGGACTGAAACCATCCCCGCTTATCGCGGTGTAATTACTGATCGCAATGGCGACCCACTCGCGGTAAGTACGCCGGTTTCTACGCTCTGGGCTAATCCGAAAGTTCTGTTGCAAGCTCCGCATCGCTGGGCGGAATTGGCGCAAGCGCTCAACGTAAACAAAGCGGAATTGGAAGCGCGTCTCGCGCGTTATGGCACAAAAGAATTTATGTACTTGCAGCGGCAAATGTCTCCGGATGCGGCGCAAGCAGTTCTCGCGTTGGATATTCCGGGTGTTTACGAGCAAGTTGAATATCATCGCTATTATCCAGCGGGCGAGGTGGCCGCGCATTTGGTGGGCATGACCGATGTGGATGATCGTGGTCAGGAAGGCATGGAGCTGGCTTACGATGCATGGCTCACCGGTGAGAACGGCGCAAAAGAAGTTTTAAAAGATTTGCGTGGGCGCACAGTGAAAGAGTTGCGTCTGGTAAAAGCCGCGCGGCCGGGGCAAAACCTTACGCTCAGTATCGATTTACGTTTGCAGTATCTCGCCCATCGCGAATTGAAAAAAGCGGTTGAAGAGAGTGGAGCCGTTGCCGGCTCCATTGCCATTTTGGACGTGCTTACCGGAGAAGTGTTGGCGATTTCCAATTTGCCGTCTTACAACCCTAATGATCGCGCGCGCGCGCGCGGAGTTGGATTGCGCAATCGCGTGATTACTGATTTGTATGAGCCTGGCTCAACGGTTAAGCCTTGGGTAATTCTTGCCGCGCTCGAAAGCGGAAAATTTAAACCGGAAGATATTATCGATACCAATCCCGGTTATTTCATGGTGGGCAGCAAGCCTATTAAAGATCACCGCAATTATGGTGCAATGGATTTGGCGATGGCGATTGCCAAATCGTCCAATATTGCCATGACCAAAATTTCTTTTGCTCTGGAAACCAATACCGTGCGCGATATGTTTGCGCGTCTCGGCGGTGGCCAACCTGTGGGAACCGGGTTTCCCGGTGAGGGTACTGGCAATATTCCAATTCTAAAACCCCTGCAAAAAATTGAACGCGCCAACATTTCTTACGGCTATGCAATGACCATGACGCCGCTGCAGGTGTTGCAAGCTTACGGCGTAATTGCATCGGGTGGCATCAAGCGGCCTGTCTCTTTGTTGCGCGTAGATACCCCGCCGGAAGGTCAGCGCATTGTTGAAGAAAAATATACCGAACAAGTGAAGGAAATGTTGAAGCGCGTAGTGACCGCAGAAGGTACGGGCTCGCGCGCAAAAGCAATTTCCTATTCGGTGGCGGGCAAAACCGGTACCGCATACAAAGCGGTAAATGGTCGCTACTCCAATTTGCAAATGTCGTCGTTTATCGGCATGGCGCCGGTAGATAAGCCACGTATTGTGGCAATGGTTATTATCGATGAGCCGAAAGGTGCGGGCATCACTGCTAACGGTGGTTATGTGGCTGCACCCGCTTTCTCCAAAGTGGCGGAAGATGCGCTGCGTATGTTGCAAGTTACGCCGGATAATATTGGTAAGCCTGAAGAGGCTGCTCCTGTAGTTGCTGATCCCACTGAAATTGCTCCCGCCAAACCGGCGGTTACCCAGGCAGCAAATAATGGGAGGTCAGACACATAA
- the ftsL gene encoding cell division protein FtsL, translating into MNRSHPSQQKPLSPGAIAVVALLWIAAIASAFAVVATTQVVRRDVNTLETLRREAAQLQVQWGQYLLEQSTWAAYSRVENAAISELNMMAPTPEDIVMISGNKVVGEKGKAIAPAAGGQ; encoded by the coding sequence ATGAACAGAAGCCATCCATCACAACAAAAACCGTTATCGCCCGGGGCGATAGCGGTTGTTGCGTTATTGTGGATAGCTGCTATCGCGTCGGCGTTCGCCGTTGTTGCCACTACGCAAGTGGTGCGTCGCGATGTAAATACCTTGGAAACCCTGCGCCGCGAAGCTGCGCAACTTCAGGTGCAATGGGGGCAGTATCTGCTCGAACAAAGCACTTGGGCTGCGTACAGTCGCGTAGAAAACGCAGCGATCTCTGAGCTCAATATGATGGCTCCAACTCCGGAAGATATTGTGATGATTTCCGGCAATAAAGTGGTGGGCGAAAAAGGCAAGGCAATCGCGCCCGCGGCGGGTGGTCAATGA
- the rsmH gene encoding 16S rRNA (cytosine(1402)-N(4))-methyltransferase RsmH, translating into MTDSQHITVLLNEAVEALVTDTSGFYVDGTFGRGGHSSLILQTLATGGQLLGIDKDLAAIATANSRFGNDSRFAIAHGSFAELASLVAARGLMGKVTGVLLDLGVSSPQLDEAERGFSFMQDGPLDMRMDQTCGQSAADWVNTASEEDITWVLKEYGEERFAKRMARAIVTERQKKPFTRTKHLAEVIKEANPAWEKGKHPATRAFQAIRIQVNNELGDLDSVLEQALEVLAPGGRLVVISFHSLEDREVKRFIRRQEQGDPVPKGLPIRDDQLNKRMRSLGKAIKASDEEVSINVRSRSAVMRVAEKL; encoded by the coding sequence GTGACTGACTCACAACATATCACCGTGCTCTTGAACGAGGCGGTAGAGGCGCTGGTTACGGATACTTCCGGTTTTTACGTGGATGGCACTTTCGGGCGTGGTGGTCACAGCAGTTTGATTCTGCAAACGCTCGCAACGGGTGGCCAGTTACTGGGAATTGATAAAGACCTGGCCGCCATTGCGACTGCTAATTCCCGTTTCGGCAATGACAGTCGTTTTGCGATTGCGCACGGTTCCTTCGCTGAGCTTGCTAGTTTGGTCGCCGCTCGTGGCTTGATGGGAAAAGTGACGGGGGTATTGCTGGATCTGGGGGTGTCGTCCCCGCAACTGGATGAAGCGGAGCGCGGCTTTAGTTTTATGCAGGACGGTCCGCTCGATATGCGTATGGATCAAACCTGCGGCCAGAGTGCAGCGGACTGGGTAAACACTGCGAGTGAAGAAGATATCACCTGGGTATTAAAGGAATATGGTGAAGAGCGTTTCGCAAAACGTATGGCGCGCGCAATTGTCACCGAACGTCAAAAAAAGCCATTTACGCGCACCAAACATTTGGCAGAAGTGATTAAAGAGGCGAATCCTGCTTGGGAAAAAGGCAAGCATCCCGCAACACGTGCGTTTCAGGCAATTCGAATTCAAGTGAACAACGAGTTGGGCGATCTGGATTCAGTGTTGGAGCAAGCGCTTGAAGTATTGGCTCCTGGCGGTCGTTTGGTAGTGATCAGCTTCCATTCTCTGGAAGACAGGGAAGTTAAGCGATTTATTCGTCGCCAGGAGCAAGGCGATCCGGTTCCTAAAGGGCTGCCGATTCGCGATGACCAATTAAATAAACGTATGCGCTCGCTGGGCAAAGCGATTAAAGCGAGCGACGAAGAGGTGAGTATCAATGTTCGTTCGCGCAGTGCGGTCATGCGTGTAGCGGAAAAATTATAG
- the mraZ gene encoding division/cell wall cluster transcriptional repressor MraZ gives MFTGSHSISMDPKGRMAVPARIRDALVESSAGRIWVTAHMYERCLLIYSEPEWEPVLAKVQALPAGNEQVRKIQRRFMGQAVNLELDANGRVLVPPTLRDFAHLDKKLMLVGLGNKLELWNEDSWNALMDQAADGDMPAELQNLSF, from the coding sequence GTGTTTACAGGTAGTCATTCCATCAGCATGGACCCAAAAGGTCGCATGGCCGTACCGGCGCGCATTCGCGATGCGCTGGTCGAGTCCAGTGCTGGCCGGATTTGGGTGACTGCCCACATGTATGAACGCTGTTTACTCATTTACTCCGAGCCTGAATGGGAGCCAGTTCTGGCCAAAGTTCAGGCACTACCTGCGGGCAACGAGCAGGTTCGCAAAATCCAGCGCCGGTTTATGGGCCAGGCAGTGAATCTGGAATTGGATGCGAATGGCCGTGTTCTTGTGCCCCCCACACTGCGCGACTTCGCGCATCTGGACAAAAAGCTGATGTTGGTTGGTTTGGGCAATAAGTTGGAACTGTGGAACGAAGACAGTTGGAATGCCCTGATGGACCAAGCTGCTGATGGCGATATGCCAGCCGAATTACAAAATCTTTCTTTCTAG
- a CDS encoding recombinase family protein, translating into MGRVFAYCRVSTADQTTANQLHEITAAGFAVEAHRAIEEVISGSVEAKQRKGWNRLIERLESGDVLVVTKLDRLGRNAMDVRSTVEDLAGKGIRVHCLALGGVDLTSPAGKMTMQVISAVAEFERDLLIERTQSGLARAKADGTKLGRPVAIETRASVQELKEQKFSQSQVAAKLGISLPTVKRHWKIKEY; encoded by the coding sequence ATGGGTCGAGTTTTCGCATACTGCCGCGTGAGTACAGCAGATCAAACAACTGCTAATCAATTACATGAGATAACAGCCGCTGGCTTTGCTGTAGAAGCCCATAGAGCGATTGAGGAGGTTATATCTGGTTCGGTGGAGGCCAAGCAGCGAAAGGGCTGGAATCGACTTATAGAGCGACTGGAGAGTGGTGATGTGCTTGTCGTGACCAAGTTGGATAGGTTGGGGCGTAACGCGATGGATGTTCGTTCGACGGTCGAGGATTTAGCAGGCAAAGGTATTCGAGTTCACTGTCTGGCACTTGGGGGTGTTGACCTCACCAGTCCAGCCGGAAAGATGACAATGCAGGTCATAAGTGCTGTAGCAGAATTTGAACGTGATTTGCTGATAGAGCGCACTCAATCTGGCTTAGCAAGGGCCAAAGCGGATGGTACGAAGCTGGGGCGGCCTGTGGCCATTGAGACAAGAGCTAGCGTTCAAGAGTTGAAAGAGCAGAAGTTTAGTCAATCGCAAGTGGCGGCGAAGCTGGGTATTAGCTTGCCGACTGTAAAGCGGCACTGGAAAATAAAGGAATATTAA
- a CDS encoding helix-turn-helix domain-containing protein codes for MPNQSIRKAFGTRVRELRLASGMTQEAFADHCGFARTYMSRLETGGANPSLDAIKTLADALNVPLKDLFDDL; via the coding sequence ATGCCCAATCAATCCATTCGCAAAGCATTTGGTACTCGCGTTAGAGAGCTTCGTCTTGCCTCCGGCATGACTCAGGAAGCTTTTGCGGATCATTGTGGCTTTGCCAGAACCTACATGTCACGGCTCGAAACGGGTGGGGCAAACCCAAGCCTTGATGCCATCAAAACACTTGCTGACGCACTTAATGTTCCCTTAAAAGACCTGTTCGATGATCTCTAG
- a CDS encoding DUF6030 family protein produces the protein MKITTICKVIVLGTLSCTTYASNLTKSSPQQACNAMAKVGLITNGWKNRYEDSYGCSSPYKDIGNAYPLPNNLAFYAEGNSSKVDKVKIVLNFNDTSNTKNAYAELQKAAALLVTEFTGSAITQALKTAIASRSNISTTINNASVTVEKIDWPSGGYEIQVIIH, from the coding sequence ATGAAAATAACCACTATCTGCAAAGTAATAGTCTTGGGCACCCTAAGCTGCACAACGTATGCATCCAACCTAACAAAAAGTTCACCACAGCAAGCATGCAACGCAATGGCGAAGGTGGGACTAATCACCAACGGCTGGAAAAACAGATATGAAGACTCTTACGGATGCTCAAGCCCCTACAAAGATATTGGCAATGCATACCCCCTGCCGAACAACCTCGCCTTTTATGCCGAAGGTAACAGCTCAAAAGTAGACAAAGTAAAAATCGTCCTTAACTTTAACGACACAAGCAACACAAAAAATGCCTATGCAGAGCTTCAAAAGGCTGCTGCATTACTTGTAACTGAATTTACTGGCTCCGCGATTACTCAGGCATTAAAAACAGCGATAGCATCAAGATCTAATATTTCTACCACGATCAATAACGCATCCGTGACCGTTGAAAAAATTGACTGGCCTAGTGGCGGTTATGAGATACAAGTAATTATTCACTGA